In Desulfurellaceae bacterium, the genomic stretch CACGATCATCACAGCTCTGCCCATTCGTCGGTGGTCGGTGTATTGACATCTTCGCGGTAGATGACTTTGCCCTGCATAGTGCCGAACACCTCTTTCACGGTCTTTTTTTGGGTAATAGGCTGAATGCGTAAAACCGGGCGATTGTGATCTGT encodes the following:
- a CDS encoding type II toxin-antitoxin system Phd/YefM family antitoxin; translated protein: MPSISKSKLKANMLRIFRDIEETGEELIVTDHNRPVLRIQPITQKKTVKEVFGTMQGKVIYREDVNTPTTDEWAEL